The stretch of DNA AGGTCGTAGTCACGGGTTCCGAAATTAGTGAATACACGAAGTGTGATAGACGTTGAACCTTTGCTCTGGTCATTGCTATATCGAAGTCCAAACTCGCAAGAAGTAAAGGCTTGAGGGAAGAGGGTGTCGAATACGGGCAGCATATGGAAATAGCCACCATCTGGCATGCGGCACGTATCCATATTCTGCATCTGCCCCGTGGGCAATTCGCAATATGGGAACTCGCCGGAGCGGGTGACTACTGCTAGTCGTAGTTCACCAGGCTCGAATGTGCGAAACGATCGATTGGCAAGTGTTAGCTCGGGCCATGGGTAGTATCCAGGCTTCGGGGAGCACGATGCTTTGCCAGAAGATACATCTACACCGTCTTGGTAAAGCTCGATCTCAACAGTTTGCTTCGGATTTGTAGCGAGTGGGTTCTCAATAAACCAAGCGATTTTTGTCGCAAGGTTCTGCCGGAGAACGGTCAGCTGTTCTCCATAGACGATGTGTGGGAAGTGCTTGAGATCAAAGGGGATGTCCGCCGCATCTTTTGTCAGAAGTATGGTTGGTTTGTTGAGGGCATGTGCGTACCCTACCTCGTAAAAGACATTTGCATTTCGTCCGGACATGTCGGCAATGATCATGTCTGCTTTTGCGATCTGATTGTAGATGCGATCAAGGATACGCTCGTGAAATATCTGCTCGTCTACTCGCTCGCAGTATGCCCCGGCCTTCTCGCAAGACTCTTTGATGCCGATATGATAGACATCATCGAAGTCGGAACTAAACGGCATCAGCACAAAGCAAAAGGGCTTTGGACCTGTGCTTGTGGTATCCAAGATGGCTTTATTCCAGTGATAGGGCGAGGCAGGGGTAAGCTAAGCGAAGGATACAAAAAAAGCCGCCGGCTTTCGCCGGCGGCTTCGTCGTTTGCTGATCCCTGACGCCTGACTCCTGACCCCTGACCCCTGTCGAGTCCGTCAGGCCCGGTCTCAATACATGTCGTCCATGCCCGGAGCCGCCGCGCCGCCCTTGCCCTTCTTGGGGGCCTCGGCGATCAGCGCGTCGGACGTGAGCAACAACGTGGCGACGCTCGCGGCGTTTTGTAGCGCTGTGCGGGTCACCTTTACCGGGTCGATGACGCCCGTCTTCACGAGGTCCTCGTACTTGTCGGTCGCGGCGTTGTAGCCTTCGCCACCCTTCATGTCGGCGACCTTCTCGCAGACCACTCCGCCGTCCTTGCCGGCGTTCGTGGCGATCGCCTTGAGAGGCGCCTGCGAAGCGCGGACGACGATCTGGTAGCCGACCTCTTGGTCATGCGACAGACCGGTCGGCTTGACCTTGGCCGAGCAGCGGACCAGGGCGACGCCGCCGCCGGGGAGGATGCCCTCTTCGACGGCCGCACGCGTCGCGTGCAGGGCGTCTTCGACGCGGGCCTTCTTCTCCTTCATCTCGCTCTCGGTCGCGGCGCCAACGTTGACCTTCGCCACGCCGCCCGACAGCTTCGCGAGCCGCTCTTCGAGCTTCTCACGGTCGTAGTCGCTGGTGGTGTTCTCGATCTCGCGGCGGATCTGATCGATGCGGCCCTTGATGTCGCTCGACTTGCCGGCGCCCTCGATGACGGTCGTGTTGTCCTTCGAGATGATGACCTTCTTGGC from Botrimarina mediterranea encodes:
- a CDS encoding nucleoside 2-deoxyribosyltransferase; this encodes MDTTSTGPKPFCFVLMPFSSDFDDVYHIGIKESCEKAGAYCERVDEQIFHERILDRIYNQIAKADMIIADMSGRNANVFYEVGYAHALNKPTILLTKDAADIPFDLKHFPHIVYGEQLTVLRQNLATKIAWFIENPLATNPKQTVEIELYQDGVDVSSGKASCSPKPGYYPWPELTLANRSFRTFEPGELRLAVVTRSGEFPYCELPTGQMQNMDTCRMPDGGYFHMLPVFDTLFPQAFTSCEFGLRYSNDQSKGSTSITLRVFTNFGTRDYDLAIQLS